AAAGAGAATGAAGGAGGAAATTCCATGTCGGACAGTCGTTCCTTTATGGCCGTAAAAGAAAAGGTCGAGCACAAGTGGTATATCGTTGACGCCACGGACAAGCCTCTTGGCCGTATAGCGTCTCAGGTCGCCAAGATTCTCATGGGGAAGAACAAACCCACTTACACCCCCCACGTTGACTGCGGCGATTTTGTCGTGATCATCAACGCTGAGAAAGCGAAGCTCACCGGCAACAAGAGACTCAAGAGCACCGTCCATTACTACACCGGCTACCTCGGGGGATTCCGCTCCGCCACCTACGGCGACATGATGGACAAGAAGCCTGTGCAACTCATGGAGAGAGTCGTCAAGGGTATGCTCCCCAGAACGCGCCTCAAGCTCCACAGGAAACTCAAAGTGTATGCGGGACCGGAGCACCCTCACGCGGCGCAGCGGCCCGTTGCCATTGAAGTGTAAATTTCGGGGAGGAGGAAAAGACTCGATGCAGAATACAGCATACTGCTGGGGAACAGGAAGAAGAAAATGCGCCCTGGCTCGCGTGCGGGTTCGCCCCGGCGACGGGACGATTAAAGTCAACGAAAGGACTGTGGAAGATTATTTCCCGAGAGTTGCGTGGCAGCTCAGCGCTCTTCAGCCACTGAAAACCGCCGGACTTGAAGGAAAGATCGACGTTTTTGTCCGTGCTTCCGGCGGCGGCCTGACCGGCCAAGCCGGTGCGGTACGGCTCGGAATCGCCAGGGCGCTTCTGAAGCTCAATCCCGAGCTTCGTCCTGTCCTGAAAAAGAACGGGCTTCTCACCAGGGATCCCCGCATGGTGGAACGGAAAAAGTTCGGCCAGAAGGGTGCCCGGGGACTTCGCCAGTTCTCAAAGCGTTAATCGAACGATCGTTGCAGTGTTTTCAGGACAGGCCGTAGGCCTGTCCTTTTTTACCTCCTTTCTATACTGACCGTTCGGTATGGAGTATAGTCGTACCTACCGAACGGTC
The Aminivibrio sp. DNA segment above includes these coding regions:
- the rpsI gene encoding 30S ribosomal protein S9, translated to MQNTAYCWGTGRRKCALARVRVRPGDGTIKVNERTVEDYFPRVAWQLSALQPLKTAGLEGKIDVFVRASGGGLTGQAGAVRLGIARALLKLNPELRPVLKKNGLLTRDPRMVERKKFGQKGARGLRQFSKR
- the rplM gene encoding 50S ribosomal protein L13, coding for MSDSRSFMAVKEKVEHKWYIVDATDKPLGRIASQVAKILMGKNKPTYTPHVDCGDFVVIINAEKAKLTGNKRLKSTVHYYTGYLGGFRSATYGDMMDKKPVQLMERVVKGMLPRTRLKLHRKLKVYAGPEHPHAAQRPVAIEV